Sequence from the Phragmites australis chromosome 11, lpPhrAust1.1, whole genome shotgun sequence genome:
GTTTTTACAATCATCAGCAGAAATGAACAATGTGAATCACGGATCATCGGTCTAAGAGAGCAAAAGATTAGTACACATTCCACCAGCAAAATCTCTACTGTATAAACTACTATATAAAACCGTTATTTATCATATCACCTCTTCCCGCTACTCTTCCCCGTATAATAAAAATCCCTaacatttaaataatttactaaTTGTTTATATTCATTCTTGTCCTCCAACCTCGTTCTTTGTTACCGGCTACTGATATAGACCTAttatactaataaaaataaataaagaaattaagagaaaaattacCCTATAATCTACTCCTCCTTTTTGAGATtttatctaaaatcaaactacaatatcaccaaatgtgccaaaatgtgacaaaaaatatgtccaaatgtgctaaaaatgtgcccaaatatgaccaaaatgtgcccaaatatgaccaaaatatggccaaatatgatcaaaatgtgtccaaatagGATGTGAAAACTACAAACGATTTTTCTgtaattaaacctaatttttctagaattaaaactaatttaatataaaaaaacatattaaaagcatttatttatcaaagaattttttttaaactttatcagaattaatctaaattatttatctaaattattttatattaaaatatttatctaaattattttatattttttagatttttttctaaacataaaacctattttttggaATAATCTATTctcataaattattttaaaaaaacgaATTACTGCGTAACACTGATGTCAGCACACTGACCGGACACGCTGACTAGGACTGCCATCTAGCGAAACCGTCGTCACATCATTAAAACTACCAAGAAAAACCACTCTAAAGATAAAATGAACAGTATTGATAGTTTAAAAAGTAAAATAGATAATTTAAAAGTTTAAGGAGTAAAATGGATATATGCACAGCCCTTAGCTAGTTCTGCAGTGCGGTGGTACCACAGAAAAATCCAGCTACAAAATCAATCTGGGCCAGCACGGACCGCCTAATGGGCTGGTAAGCTAGCACCAACCATTCAGCCCAATCTTGCATGTGATCTAACAGCCCATTACACGGGTGGGATCCATCCATCGACAACACCGGgagttattttttatatttcctaatattaatatttaaataaatagatctctAATAAAAagaattgtaaaaatagacatGTATCATCTTCTCATGAGGCGGTTAGCCCCTTACCGCACTCTCAGAGGATGGTAAGCAGTTCGACACGCCGTGCAGGGCTAACAGCGTTTCGTCAAAATTACTATTCACAGTAATATTTTTCCCTCCAATATTCTTTATACAAAACTATGGTCTTCCATTCCttaaaaattctaattttttttacatgtttcataatttatatgcaatctattttaattagattcacctaaaaagcatgtgtagaatttaaactaaaatttttcaaaaaagactactttttaacttttaacaatttttagagctcaaataaattcctaaaatttggaaaaattaactaatattcattttatgtgatgtaataatttataaaattatttctaatcATAGGCTATATGCATAAATAGAGCATTaaaaaggaactcatttttttaccatataaactagggctagaaataattttagaaattatcccatcacataagatgaatattagttaatttttacagatttttagaaatttatttgaggccctaacaattattaaaagttataaaattagcttttttgaagaattttagtttaaattctacgcATACTTtttagtgaatccaattaaaataagttgcacatgtattataaaacatattattttagattttttgaagcaacagaagaccataattttatataaataagaTTGGAGAGAACAATATTACATTAACAGTGATTTTGACGAAACACTATTTAGAGGGCTGTTATACCCCACACACACGGTGTACGCGTCGAACTGCTTATCGTCATCTTAGAGTGTTGTTAAGAACCTAACCGTTCTATAAAAAGATGGTAGACGTCTATTCTTATAATTGTTTCTATCAAAatctttttatttaaatattaatgttataaaaaaaaaaactcacaaccGGAGGGAGCGAACTCTCTCGTGCCCAAGCCCAACAACCACACTGCACAGGCGTAGGCGCGTAGCCCAGCACAAGGCGCTGGTGGCCGTTGTGCGAGGGGAGAGGACGGGGACGGTAAGCCGTGAACGTGGCCGATCCACGTGGACCGGCTCCGTGATTCCGTCTCAGCTCAGCGATGCCGGTGAGGCGGCGGCAGCCGCGGCGGCCGGAGACGGGCGCGGCGGAGAGGTACAGGGAGATGGGGATAGGGGCGGCGCTGTCGCGGCCGTGGGACTACCCCACGGCCTGCGGCGAGCTGGCCACCCTCCTGCGCCTCGGGTACGCAGACCTCCCCAAGGCCGCCCAGGCGCTCGTCCTCGCCGACGTGCTACTCGCGttccgcctcctcctcgagtAAGCCTCTCCAGTCTCCCCTCCAATCACGCATCATTGCGTGGAAAGTTTGGCCGCCAGTCCCGTAaattgtgttgatgatgattgATCATGCTAATTTCTCTTAGCTACTTATGGTTAGCTAGTTTTATGTGCAGATTACGGATAATTTCTTCTTAGAACCATATAGATTGAGGGTAATGTAGATCTATATGTGCTTGTCATTCTTCAACACTCGAGTAGGTCTTTATCAATTTTTCAGATGATTTCATTATCCATTCTGGTTTGGCTCTTCAATTCTTAGAGTAATTGCTATAGTAATGGCATGATTGGCAGAGCTCCAGCttcaagaatttttggagttgGCCATTCCTAATTACGGAAATTCTTGGAGCCGGTGCTGTGGGCAGATTGATTGTCTTTGGTTTAAGCATCGTGTTCTTATTTTGGACTGGAAACGAATATTCAAACTACTTTATATTATCCTAAACTACAAATCATACATGGATCTTGGAGCTgcagctctaccaaacagagtCTAAGATATCGTACCCGAACATTCTAATTGTTCTGCTGTCAGCActgcttaattttttttctgcTAGTAATGGCATTTCAGGCTAGGTGTAACTTTGACAGATATAGTTCTTGCTTTCTTCAGTAGTTCTTAATAGACCACTGATGATATCAAGGAAACAAAGTGTGATAAACAATGTGTGTGGAATAAAAAACAATTGCGTATTTTCGAAATAAAAATGGTATTCAATTCACTCTTACGCAGAATTGAACATTGATCCTGACCAAAGCTTGCACAATGGAATACACAGTTATGCACTGAGGCTGATGATTTATGGTATGGATGTGGAGTTTATAGTATGTTATGCACTTACgctgataatttttttctctcgcTCCGAACCATGTTTAGTTGGAAATTTCTGAGCTGTCTTATGCTTCCGAGGCTCAATTTCTCTTGGCATAATATCCGGTTAGTTGTTCATTGGTAATATACTTTCGTCAAGCTTTCAGATGTTGGCCGTAACCCAATTCTCGTTTGTTCTTACTAGTGTGCAATGTTATACTTTGGCTTCTGAATGTTCTCAATCTTTGATGATATTGCTACTGACTAGTTGGAATTAACTTATTATTTCCCACAGTGTGCAGACAGGATATGCAGTAGCTGCAGCTACTGGTCTTCTCCAGGCAGTAGAAGTTACCCTACCAAAGCAAAAGAAGGCACAGGCTGCTTCAGAGTTCAGGCATTCTGTTGTTGCACATAAGAGGCGTGCAAGAGTAAAACAAGAACCAGGTATGTGACAAGTCCCTTTTCAATCGTACAACTGAGTCAATCTCCctgcatagcacaaagtataaGCATGATGTCTTTGTTACACATTTGATGTGTCTGCAACTATGTCTGCTGCTTATTTGATTTACTGCTACAATATCAGGACTACTATATCTGTTGCTTATTTGCTTTGCTGCTAGCCTGCTACAATAACATAAATGCCACCCTCATCTGCCATTTGCTCTTACTTTATTCTTCTAGATTATGTGAATTGTGTTGAAACTTTCATGCTTCATACCCTGTTAGAATGGTAAACATGGCATAAGTATAAAGTTGGCTTAGGTGAAGTTTATAAATGCTGCGATGTTATATCTTACATCTCTTCAGCCTTCCTTTCATCACTTTACGAAAGTGGCCATGGTTTGATCATTTCAAACTAATTAGTCTACATAAACTGCAGCCTCCTGCCCTCCTCAAAATTTGGGAGGACGGAGGATCAGTTTGCAAATCAGTACTTACCAATAGGAGTCAATAGTCATTCTTTGGTATCATACCACATGATGTTCAACCCCTTTGTGATGTGTTACTTCAACCCCTTTGATAGGTTCACCACACATACCACATGATGTTCTTGTTCATATCTTCAGTTTTCTGGACATTCGTTCTTTGGTAGCAGCTGGTCTTGTCTGCTGGTATTTTTCTTCCCTTGTCCATATACTTCCTTCAAATACGCAGGTTTCTTGTTTATCACGATCTTGTCTTCCTTATAAGGTCTTGGAATTCAGCTGCAAATGACAACAACCTGTGGAAGATGAATTACTCCTGTTTCTTCGGCATCTGCCATGTGAGTTGCAACAGCATACCTGTATATGGTTTACAGCACAGTCATGGTCTTGTGCAAAATAGCACGGATTCAGTGTCCATTGATCCAAATTTTAGCTGGAAAGAGTCCTTCCACAATAAGTATGCAGGTAGCAGTGGCATTCTTCTCTTTGCATATAATTCGATACAAACTACACTCCGCCATTTCCATGGTTGTCCTCTACAACAAGGTTGAATTATATTTTATTGCAGAATGCGCATCATGGAAATTTGCATCAAATAGAGCACTGTGTGGGCGTTGCAGATCAGTTATTTGGCTGAGCAACCTGACTTGTGCTTCTCCGCACCATTGCGCTAAGAGTGGAAAAGATGAAGTAAAATTATGGCCTCTGTTACCTGATACAGTAAGTTGTTTTTATCCTATGGTCAGTTCTAAACTTTACGATGGTTTTGACCTAGCAGATAGATCATAACTTTGTCTAATTTGCTGATTGTCATATTGCCTACAGCGGTTACCTATTcatctttttgttattttgttaTCTGTTTGACTAGCCATTCAATTTTGTCCAAGAATTATCATCATTGGAACACTGTACCTTTTGATTTAACACTATCCTGGACCAGGTTGCTGAATACATATTGCACGATGAAGATCTAGCAGCTTCATCATCTGAAAGTGACGACGCAGATAGTAATTCTGATTACGAGTATGGGCACCCAAGATTTTGGATGTTGTTGGACGAAATGACACTTGGATAGTTGTTTGTCTTCAATTCTGGTAATTGGCTGTATGCGGTGTCCGTGCTGTTATTAGTAGCAACTGCAAACTTCAGTGATCTCTATGAGATGGCTCGTCAACTTAAAGTGAAGCATGTACATTGCACTGCAAAATCTATTCTTAATACTCTCTCCGGTCAAAAAtacattatatttttttattttttacggTCTTTGACGTGCAAccttgatcactattttttatcagaatatagttataatattctatatgtataatttttatattcttagactaaatattttaaaagctattatCGAAAAGTCTAACCGGATGGAGTAGTATACTTGCGGCAGGAAAAGTAAGTACATCGCTAAATATGGAAGAggctaagaccatctccaacagctacctcaaatcttcatcctcaaaatactattacagtatcccctatcactattacagcatcctctatccctaacactgtagcagtactgtatcattGGATAGaagatctgttggagatggatgtctagtgctacagtataccgcaaaacactgtagcactagaatcctcaaatttggagactccgttggagatggcctaaggcGCTAGGCAAAGGCTTAATCTCATTCCGATTGGGTCGGGTTCTTGGGTGAATAAACAATTGAATTCAACCTATTTTCAACGTCAACCATCCACAAGGATTGTGCAAGGAGCAATAAAAAACTACAGCCAAGGCACCAATCGAAGCACCAGGGAAGACAAATAACCAAGAACCACTTCATCGTAGCCCCAAGTCAGGCGATCCAATAACACGAAGATATATTACAATGATATCGAAGAACCAGCAACTCCCAAACAGGGAAGCGATATTAAACATGCAGTTTCAGAACACGATATAGAGTAAGCTGCCATACTTTAGCGCATTGCAATTACTGATCATACTAGAACACGTTCATATTTACCATCACCTGCAGACATGGAATCACAACCATCCTTCAAAACCCAAAAGTAGTGATCAACAGAGATGATAAATCAGTGTAGTCCCTTCTATGGTTCTACAGCTCTAATGCTGCTTCTTATCTTTCGATGGACCCTTCGGAATCTTTGATAGGCATTTCTCATCGAAGATGGCATAATACTTCTTCAGCTCGATCATGGCCTTCTCTCCAAAATCATCAATCTTATCCTCATACTTCTCGTACAGAACCGGCACAGTGTACAATACCATAAAGACTGCATCAGGGAAACCATAATTGGTGAATGTTGTTGAAATATGCATGCATCAAACAACTGTTAACAGCAAACAACAATTACCTATGTAGGACAGGGTAAGGAAATTGCAGCAGCTCCCAAGAACAGAAAGAATCCACAGTCCTGCAATCACCTGACAACAAAAAGAAACAGATTAAATGCATTCATCAAGAAATGCCCTTAATCAACAAAGTCTaaagaaaattaaatatatCCCATCAACATACAATAAGAAATTTCTTCAGGTCATGGCCTTGACCGATCAGCCTCAAGGTAGCAAACCCCCTGTTGATCTCATATCTCAGCGAACGTGCAATATTCACAGCCAGGTCCTCTTGGATCCTCACCTCAGGGATGTTAGGAGGAGACCTAAAGAACCATTGCAAATATGTTACATTCCACGCACAATGATAATCAACTACAGATCAACAATAAATCCTCGAGAAAAAAGTCCAAATGAATATTATCTTAGATGCAGCCATGCAGAACATTCATGCACATGCCACTCCAACATTTTAAGTTGGGTTAACCTGGCACTGTTAGCATAAATTAATCTAATCAAAGGTgaagaacatcacaagaatAAGGGATCCCACTAACTCACTTGTTGATGAAAGTGGACGCATTTGACCAGAGGAACAGGATGGCCAGTGTGAGGATGAGGCAATGGCATAGCAGAGTTAGGAGGTGGTAGTCCATGACCTCAAACAGCAGCCAGATGGCCGTGGCGCCTGCGAGCACCCCTCCAGAGATCCTCTTGTTCCTCCACAGAAACAGATCGGCAGCTGCAAGCATGATCACAAGAACATCAAAAGAAAGCCCCAAATAAACAAGTGAGAACAATGCTCGCTACTAAACAAACAAAGAATCTCAGGGTTTAACTGTTTAAGCGTCACGCATGCTGCAACATGGTTTACCCACTAGTCTGCTGCTGTTACAAGCTTATAGCATCACTCAATCGCTTCGATCCCCACCTAGAAGCAAATCCTACAGCGACAGACAGTAATCTGATCCCATCCTACTCGCATTATAGAGACGATGCCGCATAAATTTGACTCCAAACGACAGCGGATCGACAGTCGAGACGTTTTCCGCACGCTAAAGATCTTTCCCCAAAAGATTTGTCCACGCAGAAGAACAAATGCGGCCACAGATTAACAGTTCAACACCGCTCGGACAAGCAAAGCAAACCCCGATGCGCTGGGATCTATATGCTGAACAGGCAAACCCCCCAGTAGTGGAGATCGGAGAAGAGCGTTGAGGTCCGGGCTTACGCTTGCCGCCGCCGAGGACGGAGTGGACGGGCTTCTCGCGGCCGAAGAGGCGGTAGATCTTGGCCTTCACGGCGGACGCCGCCGACGACCGCTCGTCGTCCGAgcccgacgacgacgaggagccgCCCCCGCGGCCGTGGAGCTTGTCCGAGATCTTGTCCATCACTGACTCCTCCTTGTGCTGCTCCGCCATGGCTCGCGCTCCCTCCCACTCTCTCCCCCCTCCTCGCTCCAAATGCTTGTGCCGTACGAACAGCAGCGACAAGCTTTCTGCCTTCGCTTTTTCTCTTTCCGCCGTGTTTGGCTTCGATTTATGCGCGTCACGACGCCATCTCAGCCGTTGATTGGAACGCGGCGGGCCGTGTGATTCGACCTGCGTTAATCTAGCGCCATTTACTCGCGCAGTTAATTGTCAAACGTAACGCCGCGTGCTGCTCCACGGCAACGGAATTAATTCGGCGCACGCTGCCGGGCCCGCTCGTAAGCTCAACGTCCGCCCGCGCCGGGGTGGCGTCGTAGCGTCAcgttagggatggcaatggtaTCCAATTATCCTTTTATCATGGATAAATACTCTAATAAAGTATGATATGTTTCGTAGTATCTATGTGTAGATATATTTGTGAGGAAAAAACTCTAGGTGATGTAGATACATTCGTGAGGAAAAAACTTCACGTGATGGGTAAATAGATATTATATAGATAAATCTTATCTATACTGTGTTACCTATTTAACTATCGGTTCATAGTTAGGCTCAATGTAACCTATCTGAACTCCGAGTAACCAACTCTATCAATAATTCAATCTATCGTCCATGCCTCACACCTCTCCTCAGCCTCCCTCATCTGGTCACCCCTTAAACCTCATCTCGCTACCCTCATTATGGCATCGCCACCAACAGGTATTACATATCTCTCTCACACAGATATACGCTGGGAACAACTAGGATTTAGCTCCTGGCGTCGATTGCCTCGACATTTCCAAGGAGCCCGAGTTCATGGAGCACCTCGAGGCCAATCCATGTGCAGGTTTGACTCAGTGCCTCAACATCTCTGTGAAGATGAGGATCATTGGGAACATTGGCACTACGAGTCGGTTGTGCTCCTGATGGCTAACACTGGCCATCAACCAGGCAACAGAGGTTTAATATAAGTTATTATTAACTTATTGATATATATGAACTAATTTTTAGTTCAGTCAGATTATATTTAagtagatacttaaaaatttattctctataatactattataatattttttaatactatTAATGTGTCTGATCGACAAAAGTTATCGTATCACTGTGCCGACTACTGCTTTCTTGTTTTGCCGATCAGAACCAGCTGCATCGATCTATAGTAGGTACGACATCTAACGCTACATGGATACGGAAGGAGTGGGATGCCGGCAAAATTACGGACGGAAAAAAGGTCGTATCACTTTAGCTAGCGGATGACTATGGGCCTAAGGAAAGACGGAAAGTAATGAATGATAGTAaataaggtagctgttggagatgaaaaaatagaagatgtTTTAATAGTGTTAGAtgatgctataatagtattatagaggataaatttttaaagtatctgctgAAGATAGTCTTACAATATCTTATATTTTTCATCTTCAGTAACTACCTTATTTACTGTCTTATATTAATCTCATCGTGCCTCCGGACCCACCACTTACCACGGTGATGCCACCCCTCCGGACGATCGGCAATGTCGCCCGAGCGGCAAAATCGTTGTAGCGGCTGAAACAGACTCCACTGGAGCGCGTTGCAGGCTACCCGAGCGGTAAAATTGCTAGCAAAGTGATGCGGGCGTCCGTTTGCCGGCTCTGGTGCTGGCCTCTGTGCCGGATCCCAAATCCATGTCTAGTTTGCACATTATTTTTTGTTGTCGTCTAAGTTGTGCTAAAATTGGTTGTGGTCTCCTGAAGCGCATGTTGGGTCAGTAGTTGGGTGTAGTTGTACAACGTGTGCATCTGTTTGGCAGCCAAAAATGAGCATGCTCGGAGATAACGGGTATACGGTATATATTTGGCTATGTGCTTGTGAGTTTTCACGGATACGTCCACGGAAGATAAAACTGACAAGTATAGGTATGGAAAAGCAATATTCGCACAGGGCACAGGCTATGCCCAAGTGGCATCTTGTCAAGTCATCATGTCCTTCTCCGAGCCCGCCGGGGTGGAGATCGCGAGGACGACACGACAGCGTGGCGACGCATGGCGTGCCAGGACTTTCGCTCGCATCCGGTGCGACGGAGGGGTCGGGGTCGGGGGCGTGGCCAAGAAGATAGGGGCTCGTAGAGAGTCAGAAGCTTCTGGACGTCGAAGCGGTGTGGTGGGCTTGGCCGATTCTTGCGGGCCAAGTCCATCTTAGCTTAGCTTTTGTAGCTAAGTTAATGGAGTTgtctttttttagctttttctaAAAAGCTGTATTTTTAGCTGGtttaaaaagttattttttaaaatagattatttatttttacaataCATTTTTACCTTCTTAGTACGTAGTATTTTAGAAAAACGTCTCTTAACGAGTTTTTAatcgttagtttatttttgagACTTAGCTTCTTAAAAACTACTTCTTCAGAATCTCATTTATTCTAGCTTCTGACTTTTAGCAGTAGCAgaaataaaactaaaaacagaaaACAAATATGGTCTAAGATAGTGACTATTTCCTCCCTGCCGGTTCTTGTAGGCTAAGCAAAAGAAGTCTTTCTGAACTTTTGAACGGTTAAGCAGCGTGAGTACTCCGGCACAAACATGATGATCAAAttgcaagaaaagaaaatcatgAAACGGCTAACTCAAAACTGTCTCAGTGGCTCCACACTTGATTCTAGTAGGTCGGCTTCAGAAAAACGCTAAAATTATCATCCAAGAAATGGAACTCACACCTGGTTCCGTCTTTGTCATTTTGAGCTACTCAAGGGTCTAAGTAAGTTCATAAACAGCACAAAAAGGAAGTATCCATATGGACTTGGTGATCAAGGGATAAGATTTTGGATCCTCTCTTTCTGTTACCGGACATTCAAACTTGCTAAGCGTCTCGTTCCACCGTCCAAAATGCCCCGAAAGATCCATGATAATCTCAACAGTACTAACATTTTGGACTTGGAAGaactttttttataaatataatatacaTATAAACTTTGTTCATGCACTGAAGTCGTTGTAGTATAGTGGTGAGTATTCCCGCCTGTCACGCGGGTGACCCGGGTTCGATCCCCGGCAACGGcgaattatttttgttgttttcctaTTTCTATTTCTCCTGCAGACCAGCTTTTGTCCATTTTGAGAGGTCAGCTTTTTGCTATTGAGGAACACCTCTAAAGTATTGGTACATTAGATACGGTATGGAGCCAAAAGCCCATCTCCACCGTTTTCCATCGAGTGCCACGAAAGCAAATTTCATTTCTACAAGCTCTACTTCATCTCTGCTTCGTCATTTATATTGACTTCGATGCAATCTTACTCCGACTATAATTAGTCCTGCTGCATTTCAAATCAACGTGATATGTGGCAACAAAGTGTCTATTCCAATTGTACCTGGCTCCTAGTCGGCATGTGTGGTCCACCACCTAGAGTAAGCGGCGGCTCCACCCCATCCCAACCCAtgacacatttttttttaacatggaaACCCCATTTCTATTACCATGTAATAGAACGTAATATATTTGTTTAGACTTACCTGGCACAAAGAAAGAATATAACGAGAGACCAAAAACATTTATCAGCACATCACACTATGCTAAGTATTACGCAACAACTAGCTATCGAACTATCATAAAAGTTTAAACTGAGCATCCAAGTCCACCATCATTTAAGGggaacaaaagaacaacaaaaagGACTTCAATTGTTCGTGTCTTTATCATCATTAGGATTCAAATCATCCTCATCGTCAAGAGCATCAGAGATGGTCACACCGGTGCTAGGTAAAGCCCTCGGATATGAAGATTGATGTTGTTGAGGGGCAAGAATGTTAATCATAGTAGTTAACAGACCTTGAGGGTCTTTCATCAACTCCTTGTCCATGCCCTTTAGAAGATCTGCaaagatttttaaaaaagagCAAACATGAAAGATAATTTCATTCGGATCACGAATAAACCTTTTCTCAAAACAAGCACTATTTCTAGCTTTCCAGATAGCTACAAGACTAGGCGCATGGAAAACTTTTACCTGTGACAAAAAAAGAATGTATCCAATTATAATATTAATGCGTTGTGTTTGGAATTGAATTAGCACCAAGAACAAAGCAACAAAACCCCACACATATTTAGCTATAGGGCACAGAAAGAATAAATGGGCACAAGATTCTTGCTAAGTATAAAAATAACAAGAACCGTCCTACAATATATTTTCCTTTGATCATATTATCTTTAGTAAGAAGGGTCTGTTTTCTAACAACCAAAGGAAAATCTTAATCTCGAGAGGAATTTTTGCTTTGCAGATATAGAGAACCTCTCATCAACCATTTATATATAGATTTAACCGTGAAACAACCACTTTTTTCAAAAGACCAGAAAACTAAAACTTCAGAATCATTCAAAGTAATTTGTGCAACAAGGTTATGGACAAATCTCTAGTGAGAATGAAGTTTAGTATTCATCCATCTTCTAAAAGATAGATTCCAACATTTATCACGAGCATTCCTAACCAAAATGCCAACATCCATACATATCCTatataaaacttaaaaaataacatataaaGATTTGTAAGTCACCCAAACATCTTCCTAA
This genomic interval carries:
- the LOC133884831 gene encoding reticulon-like protein B1, producing the protein MAEQHKEESVMDKISDKLHGRGGGSSSSSGSDDERSSAASAVKAKIYRLFGREKPVHSVLGGGKPADLFLWRNKRISGGVLAGATAIWLLFEVMDYHLLTLLCHCLILTLAILFLWSNASTFINKSPPNIPEVRIQEDLAVNIARSLRYEINRGFATLRLIGQGHDLKKFLIVIAGLWILSVLGSCCNFLTLSYIVFMVLYTVPVLYEKYEDKIDDFGEKAMIELKKYYAIFDEKCLSKIPKGPSKDKKQH
- the LOC133885941 gene encoding F-box protein At5g52880-like, which gives rise to MPVRRRQPRRPETGAAERYREMGIGAALSRPWDYPTACGELATLLRLGYADLPKAAQALVLADVLLAFRLLLDVQTGYAVAAATGLLQAVEVTLPKQKKAQAASEFRHSVVAHKRRARVKQEPGSPHIPHDVLVHIFSFLDIRSLVAAGLVCWSWNSAANDNNLWKMNYSCFFGICHVSCNSIPVYGLQHSHGLVQNSTDSVSIDPNFSWKESFHNKYAECASWKFASNRALCGRCRSVIWLSNLTCASPHHCAKSGKDEVKLWPLLPDTVAEYILHDEDLAASSSESDDADSNSDYEYGHPRFWMLLDEMTLG